In Bythopirellula goksoeyrii, a single window of DNA contains:
- the larE gene encoding ATP-dependent sacrificial sulfur transferase LarE: protein MSTTDKQQRLLDYLRNLPDCVIAFSGGVDSAVVAMAAHLALGERALAVTGVSASLAEGELEAAPRIASAIGIRHETLATDELSHSEYLKNEPTRCWHCKTELYSQMRAFADEIGFVTIANGTNTDDLGDFRPGLQAAKEHGVLSPLVECGIDKQGVRELAQAWDLEVWDKPASPCLSSRVVYGLEITPERLQRIDAAEVFLRELGFSSVRVRCHHDELARLEVEAREIARLAEPACRELITARLRELGFRYVTVDLEGFRSGSFTQLVSVDQLSTSSSKV from the coding sequence ATGTCCACTACCGACAAGCAGCAACGATTGCTCGATTATCTTCGCAATCTCCCAGATTGCGTGATCGCCTTTTCGGGTGGCGTCGATAGTGCTGTGGTCGCGATGGCCGCACATTTGGCACTCGGCGAGAGGGCCTTAGCCGTCACGGGGGTGAGTGCCAGCTTGGCCGAAGGAGAACTGGAAGCCGCGCCACGCATTGCCAGTGCGATCGGGATACGCCACGAAACACTTGCCACCGATGAACTGTCGCATTCCGAGTACTTGAAGAATGAACCCACTCGCTGTTGGCACTGCAAGACGGAACTTTACAGCCAAATGCGTGCATTTGCAGATGAGATTGGATTCGTGACAATCGCCAACGGAACCAACACGGATGACCTGGGCGACTTTCGCCCAGGCTTACAAGCTGCCAAGGAGCATGGTGTATTGAGCCCCTTGGTCGAGTGCGGTATCGACAAACAAGGGGTGCGCGAACTCGCTCAAGCGTGGGACTTGGAGGTATGGGACAAACCTGCTTCGCCCTGCCTCTCCAGCAGAGTGGTCTACGGTCTGGAAATCACTCCTGAACGGCTCCAACGCATCGATGCCGCTGAAGTTTTCCTCCGAGAACTAGGATTCAGCTCGGTGCGAGTTCGCTGCCACCACGATGAGTTGGCCCGCTTAGAAGTCGAAGCCAGGGAAATAGCAAGGCTGGCAGAACCGGCCTGCCGGGAACTCATCACCGCCCGATTGCGAGAGTTGGGCTTCCGCTATGTAACGGTCGACTTGGAAGGATTTCGGTCAGGTAGTTTTACTCAGTTGGTATCTGTGGATCAGCTAAGCACCTCAAGTTCTAAGGTCTAG
- the atpB gene encoding F0F1 ATP synthase subunit A, which produces MANPLDPKELFSHVEDSTSFHLPRAIAPEGSHGHVELPQPFKLDKPLIEMNTGNELIDKTIQPLDLKLTKFMVLEVLIAAIIVILFVFLAMRLKGGSQAKGRLWNMLEVFLLYIRDHIARPCIGFHEADKFVPFLWTMFLFVLGCNLMGMIPWMGSPTGALAVTAALAFATFIVVIGSGMKKLGVVGFWKAQVPHMDLPKPIAILLIPLIFVIEILGLFIKHCVLAVRLLANMMAGHVVLAVLLAFIAASAVAGQAVWGSVTAASVLGATALSLLELFVAFLQAYIFTFLSALFIGAAVHPH; this is translated from the coding sequence ATGGCCAATCCCCTCGATCCTAAAGAATTATTTAGCCACGTCGAAGATTCGACGAGCTTTCACTTGCCCAGGGCGATCGCACCTGAGGGCTCGCACGGCCATGTCGAGTTGCCCCAGCCCTTCAAGCTGGACAAGCCGTTGATTGAAATGAACACCGGCAATGAATTGATCGACAAGACCATTCAGCCGCTTGACCTCAAACTGACCAAATTCATGGTGCTTGAGGTCTTGATCGCTGCGATTATAGTTATTCTCTTCGTCTTTCTGGCCATGCGACTCAAAGGGGGTTCGCAAGCCAAGGGGCGGCTTTGGAATATGCTCGAAGTCTTTTTGCTTTATATACGCGATCACATCGCCCGGCCTTGCATCGGTTTTCACGAGGCTGACAAGTTTGTTCCGTTTCTGTGGACTATGTTCTTGTTCGTGTTGGGTTGCAATCTAATGGGGATGATTCCTTGGATGGGCTCTCCGACGGGTGCGTTGGCGGTCACTGCGGCGTTGGCATTTGCCACGTTTATTGTCGTGATTGGCTCAGGCATGAAGAAGCTTGGTGTCGTCGGCTTCTGGAAGGCTCAGGTACCCCATATGGATTTGCCCAAGCCGATTGCTATTCTGTTGATTCCGCTAATTTTTGTGATCGAAATACTTGGTTTGTTCATAAAACATTGTGTGTTGGCCGTTCGTTTGTTGGCCAACATGATGGCGGGGCATGTGGTGCTTGCCGTACTATTGGCCTTTATTGCTGCAAGTGCGGTAGCTGGCCAGGCTGTTTGGGGGAGTGTCACCGCTGCCAGCGTTCTCGGGGCGACAGCCTTGAGTTTGCTCGAATTGTTTGTGGCCTTTTTACAGGCATATATTTTTACCTTTCTGTCGGCTTTATTCATCGGAGCAGCGGTACATCCCCACTGA
- a CDS encoding DUF4912 domain-containing protein yields MTATSLRSHTAKDLAQMARQHGIPGWHSMRKDELIGALSSVARKRMSPRRQPGGESPPKKTALSEISSQNGSAKQKSETPPHIRHDILVMQQKKAVLKNLALNDSSKFDQDREDRLVVMVRDPYWLHAHWSLSQPSIDRAQAAMGQRWHHSQPTLRVFRIMEAGSTVLDRDIAIHGGVSNWYVDVTDPPCSFRMEIGYLSADGTFYTLARSNCVQTPSPDANETVDENWSDVAENADRIFAMSGGYTPQGTSRELQEILETRLHRPLGSPMHTRYGNGAAMDSNSGLELAVDAEVTIFGVTSRTAHVTLKGVPINVRPDGTFSAKLKLTEQRQVIPIVASASDGVEQRTVILALDRNTKVMEPLFRDISKPT; encoded by the coding sequence ATGACCGCAACCTCCCTCCGCTCCCACACTGCCAAAGACCTCGCCCAGATGGCCCGTCAGCACGGTATCCCCGGTTGGCATTCCATGCGTAAGGACGAATTGATCGGAGCACTCTCAAGTGTTGCGCGTAAAAGAATGTCTCCCCGTCGGCAGCCAGGCGGTGAATCACCTCCCAAAAAAACAGCTCTAAGCGAAATATCAAGCCAAAATGGTTCAGCAAAGCAAAAATCTGAAACACCACCGCATATTCGCCATGATATTCTAGTCATGCAACAAAAAAAGGCGGTCTTGAAGAATCTGGCTCTCAACGATTCCAGTAAGTTTGACCAGGACAGAGAAGACCGCCTCGTGGTGATGGTTCGTGACCCCTACTGGTTGCACGCTCATTGGAGTCTCTCACAACCTAGTATCGATCGCGCTCAGGCGGCCATGGGCCAGCGCTGGCACCACAGCCAACCAACCTTGCGAGTTTTTCGCATAATGGAGGCTGGCTCGACAGTACTCGATCGAGATATTGCAATCCACGGTGGGGTGTCGAATTGGTACGTCGACGTGACGGATCCTCCTTGCAGTTTTCGTATGGAGATCGGTTATCTTTCCGCAGACGGCACTTTTTATACGCTAGCCCGCAGCAATTGCGTTCAGACGCCCTCCCCTGACGCAAACGAGACCGTAGACGAAAACTGGTCCGACGTGGCTGAGAACGCGGATCGAATCTTTGCCATGAGTGGCGGATATACACCGCAAGGAACAAGCCGGGAATTGCAGGAAATCCTCGAAACTCGTCTGCATCGCCCCTTGGGCTCTCCAATGCACACACGATACGGCAATGGCGCAGCAATGGATTCCAATTCAGGTTTGGAACTTGCTGTCGACGCGGAAGTGACCATCTTTGGTGTGACCTCCCGAACTGCTCACGTCACACTTAAGGGGGTGCCCATCAACGTGCGGCCTGACGGAACATTCTCAGCCAAGCTCAAACTCACCGAGCAGCGTCAGGTGATTCCGATTGTTGCCAGTGCTTCCGATGGAGTGGAACAACGCACGGTCATTCTCGCCCTGGACCGCAATACTAAGGTGATGGAACCCCTCTTCCGCGATATCAGCAAGCCAACGTAA
- the atpF gene encoding F0F1 ATP synthase subunit B — MSFRLMSSCLLLMLALSGWLVDSPTAEAATDEHAATAEEHGGGHEGGDPNPLGFDIDLALFTGIVFLVLFAVLSKFAWPAISAALVEREKRIESNIAEAAVKHEEAKKLLLEHEAKLASAADEVRALLEEARRDAEHTKNQIIAEAKHAADQERDRSLRDVERATDAAMKTLAETSANLAVELAGKVVKQNISAEQQSQLVRDALGKLTSMSPSQN, encoded by the coding sequence ATGAGCTTTCGATTGATGAGTTCCTGTTTGCTTTTAATGCTTGCGCTAAGTGGCTGGCTCGTTGATTCACCGACCGCCGAAGCTGCCACCGATGAGCATGCTGCTACCGCCGAAGAGCACGGGGGTGGTCACGAAGGTGGCGATCCCAATCCTTTGGGTTTCGATATCGACTTAGCATTATTCACGGGAATAGTATTTCTTGTGTTGTTTGCTGTACTGAGCAAGTTTGCTTGGCCGGCGATTTCGGCGGCGCTTGTGGAGCGTGAAAAACGTATCGAGAGCAATATTGCCGAAGCGGCAGTCAAGCACGAAGAAGCGAAGAAGCTACTCTTGGAGCACGAAGCCAAACTAGCCAGTGCTGCCGACGAAGTGCGGGCACTCCTGGAAGAGGCCCGGCGGGATGCGGAACACACCAAGAACCAGATCATCGCCGAAGCGAAGCATGCTGCCGATCAGGAGCGAGATCGCTCGCTACGCGATGTGGAGCGAGCTACGGATGCCGCGATGAAAACTCTGGCAGAGACAAGCGCCAATCTGGCGGTCGAATTGGCAGGGAAGGTTGTGAAGCAGAATATTTCCGCCGAGCAACAGTCGCAGTTGGTGCGTGATGCGTTGGGCAAGTTGACTTCCATGAGCCCTAGCCAGAACTAA
- the atpE gene encoding ATP synthase F0 subunit C — MAQEAGEVAAVSGGMNLGAAFGAGLVIIGAALGIGRIGGQAVEGMSRQPEAAGNIQTAMIISAALIEGATFFALIVCMLFNK; from the coding sequence ATGGCACAAGAAGCTGGTGAAGTCGCCGCTGTCAGTGGTGGCATGAATCTAGGAGCTGCTTTTGGTGCAGGTCTCGTGATTATCGGTGCCGCATTGGGAATCGGTCGAATAGGTGGACAGGCTGTTGAAGGTATGTCCCGCCAACCAGAAGCTGCTGGAAATATCCAGACTGCGATGATTATTTCTGCTGCGTTGATCGAAGGTGCAACGTTCTTCGCCTTGATCGTTTGTATGCTCTTTAACAAGTAG
- a CDS encoding AtpZ/AtpI family protein: MSWKPSTGPDAENDTRLGERDAQGDNRSATAKATEWASRIMTISLEMVLPGLAGYWLDSKLGSKGLFMLLGFAAGSFIAFKQLMAIAKKGQTKSPNSHQASSKDTTSANRSKKDEL; encoded by the coding sequence ATGTCCTGGAAGCCGTCAACTGGGCCTGATGCTGAGAACGACACGAGACTAGGCGAACGAGATGCTCAGGGAGACAACCGCTCTGCCACTGCGAAAGCTACTGAGTGGGCATCGCGAATCATGACCATTTCGTTGGAAATGGTACTTCCAGGCCTGGCAGGCTATTGGCTGGATAGCAAGCTAGGCAGCAAGGGATTGTTCATGTTGTTGGGATTTGCTGCAGGAAGTTTTATTGCTTTCAAGCAGTTGATGGCAATTGCCAAAAAGGGACAGACCAAAAGTCCGAATTCCCACCAAGCATCGAGCAAAGACACCACCTCAGCCAACCGTTCCAAGAAAGACGAACTGTGA
- the atpH gene encoding ATP synthase F1 subunit delta gives MSESFFSNDSSNESVLDVGAEMLSRVYAKAALNAAGDHDSQQRLIDELNAVVNEVLAKHPKLEKVFDSALVSQDEKLGILERVLGKNLSPSTLNFLYVLTKHDRLGILRQVVRSANELWKKRCNQVTVHLELAQAVEPALEQEIIATLAKTLDSKPIVEVKINPDLIAGMVVRVGDRVFDASTRTSLERIRQAMITSAVESIQRHHRP, from the coding sequence ATGTCCGAAAGCTTTTTCAGCAACGATTCCTCGAATGAGTCTGTTCTCGACGTTGGCGCCGAGATGCTGTCGCGTGTGTATGCTAAAGCGGCCTTAAACGCCGCTGGGGATCACGATTCTCAACAGCGTTTGATCGACGAACTCAATGCCGTTGTGAACGAGGTTCTCGCAAAACATCCCAAATTGGAGAAAGTTTTTGACTCCGCGCTAGTTTCTCAGGATGAGAAGCTTGGAATTCTGGAGCGGGTGCTGGGAAAGAATCTGTCTCCATCGACACTGAATTTCCTCTATGTCCTAACTAAACATGATCGACTGGGCATATTGCGGCAGGTGGTTCGTTCTGCCAACGAACTTTGGAAAAAAAGATGCAACCAAGTGACAGTTCACTTGGAACTGGCACAGGCTGTGGAACCAGCATTGGAGCAAGAGATCATTGCTACCCTTGCGAAGACGCTCGATTCGAAACCAATCGTCGAAGTGAAGATCAACCCCGACTTGATAGCAGGTATGGTAGTGCGGGTCGGTGATCGAGTGTTTGATGCTTCCACACGCACTAGCTTAGAACGTATCCGTCAAGCGATGATCACTTCGGCAGTCGAATCGATCCAACGACACCATCGCCCTTAG
- a CDS encoding sodium:solute symporter family transporter gives MGGIDILVFVLFVASVIGIGLWKSKDEETSGEKGAQEYFLAGRGLTWWLVGFSLIAANISTEQFVGMSGEAADWLGMAIASYEWMAAITLVVVAFVFLPKFLKSGIYTIPEFLEYRYNTFARTVMAITTMIILVGVPTASVIFSGAKVISVFFQGQSLLGFDLGSITVGCWIIGILAAGYVFAGGLKACAWADLIQGAALIVGGGIIAYLALHALGAADPQELITTARNSEVTVESLERATSLERFFALNKGELPDGKLHMVRPLDDKKIPWSALLIGLWIPNFFYWGLNQYITQRTLGSKSLAEGQKGIIFAAFLKLVIPFIVVIPGILAFNLYNGDLKELAEKKNQHLLTELDAGSEKLFDFTDRYAEANPEKAAEIVNHNATLLAEFLLEGDDREVISIWGRNTELVAMSEAKKIPVAGKLVGYDYDAAFPTLLKNLLVPGSGVLGFVLAAIFGAVVSSLASMLNSASTIFTMDIYYKLRKSASQGELVAVGRTCTIIFVLIALLIAPNLGSPKFGNIFNYIQEFQGFISPGVLAIFVFGLLVHRAPRSVGTVGLLLNPVLYGALKVFAPQIAFLDRMAICFGIILVVLAIMTKLNPLPVPVELPVNESMNLEESSTAKFWGTVVVILTLALYVVFF, from the coding sequence GGCGAGAAGGGAGCTCAGGAATATTTTCTCGCAGGTCGTGGCTTGACTTGGTGGCTTGTTGGTTTCTCTCTCATTGCCGCCAATATTTCAACCGAGCAATTTGTCGGCATGAGTGGTGAGGCAGCCGACTGGCTAGGCATGGCAATCGCCAGCTACGAATGGATGGCAGCCATTACGTTGGTTGTGGTTGCATTTGTCTTCTTACCAAAATTCCTTAAGAGCGGAATCTACACTATTCCTGAATTTCTGGAGTATCGCTACAACACCTTCGCGCGCACGGTGATGGCTATCACCACGATGATTATCCTCGTGGGAGTTCCTACCGCATCGGTCATATTCTCGGGTGCCAAGGTCATCAGCGTTTTTTTCCAAGGGCAATCTCTATTGGGATTCGACCTAGGAAGCATCACGGTAGGCTGCTGGATTATCGGCATCCTGGCGGCAGGTTATGTTTTCGCAGGAGGTCTCAAGGCATGTGCCTGGGCAGACTTGATCCAGGGTGCCGCCCTGATCGTGGGAGGAGGGATTATTGCTTACTTGGCCCTTCATGCGCTCGGAGCAGCAGATCCTCAGGAATTGATCACAACAGCTAGGAACAGCGAAGTGACCGTGGAGAGCCTGGAAAGAGCTACTTCCCTGGAAAGGTTCTTCGCCCTCAATAAAGGGGAACTGCCCGATGGCAAGCTCCATATGGTTCGCCCCTTGGATGACAAGAAAATCCCCTGGTCGGCACTGTTGATCGGGCTTTGGATTCCCAACTTTTTCTACTGGGGGCTTAATCAATACATCACTCAACGGACTCTCGGATCTAAGTCCTTGGCTGAGGGCCAGAAAGGTATTATTTTTGCCGCTTTCCTGAAATTAGTCATACCCTTCATCGTGGTGATTCCGGGAATCTTGGCCTTTAACCTCTACAACGGCGATCTCAAGGAACTCGCGGAAAAGAAAAACCAACATTTACTAACTGAATTAGATGCAGGATCAGAAAAACTTTTTGATTTTACCGATCGCTACGCAGAGGCGAATCCGGAGAAAGCCGCGGAGATCGTCAATCACAACGCTACACTCTTGGCAGAATTCCTCCTGGAAGGCGATGACCGCGAAGTGATTTCGATCTGGGGAAGGAATACGGAATTAGTCGCTATGTCAGAAGCCAAGAAAATCCCCGTAGCGGGCAAGCTAGTCGGCTATGACTATGATGCAGCGTTCCCCACGCTCCTGAAGAATCTACTTGTACCAGGCAGTGGCGTCTTGGGGTTTGTTTTGGCAGCGATTTTTGGTGCCGTTGTTAGCTCTTTGGCCTCTATGCTCAATTCAGCGTCCACCATTTTTACAATGGACATTTACTACAAGCTGCGCAAGAGTGCCTCACAGGGAGAGTTGGTTGCAGTTGGACGCACTTGTACGATTATTTTTGTGCTGATCGCTCTATTGATTGCGCCCAATCTGGGTAGCCCCAAGTTTGGGAATATCTTCAACTACATCCAAGAGTTCCAGGGATTTATCTCTCCTGGTGTGCTGGCAATATTTGTCTTTGGATTACTTGTACATCGTGCCCCTCGCTCAGTGGGGACAGTGGGCCTCCTATTAAACCCTGTTCTTTATGGTGCTCTCAAAGTGTTCGCCCCACAGATCGCATTTCTGGACCGGATGGCGATTTGTTTTGGAATCATCCTGGTTGTGTTGGCTATCATGACCAAACTCAACCCGCTCCCTGTACCGGTCGAACTCCCCGTGAATGAATCGATGAATCTGGAAGAGTCTAGTACGGCGAAGTTCTGGGGAACGGTTGTCGTGATTCTAACACTCGCTCTCTATGTGGTATTCTTCTAG